The following proteins are encoded in a genomic region of Arachis stenosperma cultivar V10309 chromosome 4, arast.V10309.gnm1.PFL2, whole genome shotgun sequence:
- the LOC130975049 gene encoding uncharacterized protein LOC130975049 yields the protein MELELFDVWGIDFIGPFLSSYSNSYILVAVDYVSKYGVKHKVATPYHPQTNEQAKISNRELKRILEKTVGSSRKNWSKKLDDALWAYRIAFKTLIGMSPYQLRLRQHNELEEFRNQVYENAKIYKDNTKRWHNQKIARREFTEGQKVLLYNSRLRFFPGKLKSRWSRPFTIIKVCPYGHVELMEDKTQRTFIANGHRLKHYLGDSLDERRVSYHLN from the exons ATGGAGCTAGAACTATTCgatgtatgggggattgacTTTATAGGGCCATTCCTATCCTCCTACTCAAATAGTTATATACTTGTGGCTGTAGATTATGTGTCAAA ATATGGAGTCAAACACAAGGTGGCAACCCcttatcatccacagacaaacgAGCAAGCAAAGATTTCCAATAGGGAGCTAAAAAGGATTCTTGAAAAAACTGTTGGAAGCTCAAGGAAGAACTGGTCTAAGAAGCTAGACGATGCTTTATGGGCCTACAGGATAGCCTTCAAGACCCTCATTGGGATGTCACCATACCAACTG AGGCTAAGGCAACACAATGAGCTAGAAGAATTTAGGAACCAAGTATATGAGAATGCAAAGATCTACAAAGATAACACAAAAAGATGGCATAATCAAAAGATAGCAAGGAGGGAGTTCACTGAAGGACAAAAGGTGTTATTGTACAATTCTAGACTTAGGTTCTTCCCTGGGAAGCTTAAGTCTAGATGGTCTAGACCCTTCACCATTATCAAAGTGTGCCCTTATGGTCATGTGGAGCTCATGGAGGACAAAACACAGAGAACCTTCATTGCAAATGGCCATAGACTCAAGCATTACCTGGGGGACTCACTGGATGAAAGGAGAGTGAGCTACCACCTCaactga